A genome region from Salvia splendens isolate huo1 chromosome 19, SspV2, whole genome shotgun sequence includes the following:
- the LOC121778999 gene encoding uncharacterized protein LOC121778999 produces the protein MQPDLCSLAEKIWTEIQKLERLRVLELIKNPPILHDAVKVGNVELITMLTSTYPDLLWDTDSVGYTIFHIAAIYRQEIVFGLIHETGAAKHFIAISQDQNGDNILPLAAKLAHPNARRIVTESAIEMQREIVWLMEVEAIVPPPCLETPQELFSKEHESLQEKAET, from the exons ATGCAACCAGATCTATGCTCATTAGCAGAGAAAATATGGACTGAAATCCAGAAATTAGAGCGGCTTCGTGTGCTTGAGCTGATCAAGAACCCTCCGATCCTTCATGATGCAGTGAAAGTAGGGAACGTCGAGCTTATAACTATGCTTACCAGCACTTACCCCGATCTTTTATGGGACACAGACAGCGTCGGATATACTATATTCCACATTGCTGCCATATATCGACAAGAAATTGTGTTCGGACTCATTCACGAAACAGGAGCTGCAAAACATTTCATTGCAATCTCACAAGACCAAAATGGTGACAACATTTTGCCTTTAGCTGCCAAGTTAGCACATCCAAATGCAAGGAGGATCGTCACCGAATCCGCTATTGAAATGCAAAGGGAGATAGTTTGGCTCATG GAAGTTGAGGCGATTGTACCACCACCGTGTTTGGAGACTCCGCAAGAGTTATTCTCAAAGGAGCACGAAAGCTTGCAAGAGAAGGCGGAAACATGA